A stretch of Pseudomonadota bacterium DNA encodes these proteins:
- a CDS encoding MFS transporter, protein MRTSLNLKIRLAALTGGHLFGNCTIMALAAIATNLKNELGINAEEYGWLIGIYMIVQGFIAIPGGLLIDYIGTRIVFASSMLLAATGTAIIGVASSFGTACVGMLMLGTGYGLVNPCTSKTVFDIFPRERRASAMGIKQTGVPLGGILGAMVAGVLIDISNRAEILFGFATLIALAAGLALLLPCNTSGPKTPPLKGMLTVIRDKNLQIFNASIGIFQASMYAMLANIAAFCREAIGADPTISATCLSIAQTASAVGRLSWGAISDLLFAAKRKPVLLIIGTLGTLSLLGMALASPNWHFYIILALAFPVGLATAGYVGVTQTVCVETSDKKLTATAVGTNRIFTSAGAGIGLPFFGWIVDHFGYSIAWLALAILFVSATLILTLYFREQTEQTPVIDNYK, encoded by the coding sequence ATGCGAACCAGTTTAAATCTTAAGATTCGACTTGCTGCCCTCACCGGGGGCCATCTTTTTGGAAACTGCACGATAATGGCCCTTGCAGCAATCGCAACAAACCTCAAAAACGAGTTAGGCATTAATGCGGAGGAGTATGGTTGGTTAATCGGTATTTATATGATCGTGCAGGGGTTTATCGCAATCCCGGGTGGACTGCTCATAGATTATATCGGGACACGCATCGTATTTGCTTCCTCAATGCTGTTAGCAGCGACTGGGACTGCTATTATAGGAGTAGCCAGTTCCTTTGGAACAGCATGCGTTGGAATGCTTATGCTTGGCACAGGTTATGGACTGGTCAACCCATGTACCAGCAAAACTGTATTTGACATATTCCCTCGAGAACGTCGCGCCTCAGCAATGGGTATAAAACAAACTGGTGTTCCGTTGGGCGGAATTTTAGGAGCTATGGTTGCAGGAGTGCTAATCGATATTTCTAACCGCGCCGAAATTCTTTTTGGATTCGCAACCCTCATAGCATTAGCTGCTGGACTAGCCCTTCTGCTGCCCTGTAATACTAGCGGCCCAAAAACACCTCCACTAAAGGGAATGCTAACGGTAATACGTGATAAAAATCTCCAGATCTTCAACGCATCAATTGGGATTTTCCAAGCGTCTATGTATGCCATGCTTGCAAATATTGCAGCTTTTTGCCGAGAGGCCATCGGTGCCGATCCAACTATATCAGCGACTTGTCTGAGCATTGCTCAAACCGCAAGTGCTGTTGGCAGATTGAGCTGGGGTGCAATCAGCGACCTTCTATTCGCAGCAAAACGAAAGCCAGTTTTATTGATAATTGGTACGTTAGGCACTTTATCATTATTGGGGATGGCATTGGCATCACCCAATTGGCATTTTTATATTATTCTGGCCCTCGCCTTCCCAGTTGGACTTGCTACTGCCGGCTATGTCGGGGTTACACAAACTGTATGCGTTGAGACATCCGACAAAAAACTTACTGCAACTGCCGTCGGCACTAATCGAATATTTACCAGCGCAGGAGCTGGAATCGGGTTACCATTTTTTGGATGGATTGTAGATCATTTTGGGTACAGCATCGCATGGCTTGCTCTAGCGATACTATTCGTAAGTGCCACACTTATTCTAACATTATATTTTAGGGAGCAGACAGAACAGACCCCAGTTATCGACAACTATAAATAG